One Methanolobus sp. WCC4 DNA segment encodes these proteins:
- a CDS encoding HD domain-containing protein, with product MKVIRDPIHGYIELDPLTLSIIDSPQMQRLRRIGQLGLSNLVYPGANHTRFEHSLGVMHLATMLTERIDSVTEDEKQELRVAALLHDVGHGPFSHATENLTKLYTRQRHEDVKEILKKGELGDILKDNGLNPAGIEDHIQGKTDLGKILNSEIDVDRMDYLVRDAHYTGVAFGLVDHVRLINEMKFYENNLVVTAGGVKAAESLLVSRFLMHPSVYYHHVSRIAENMFTRAVDDLIQKKALDPFELRRMDDSRIQEMIRNDDGYAGELAHRLDNRKLYKRALYVGFDEVGEGALKHRKNIKRVEAEIAEDVGIDPECVLIDIPRKPDIAEMKALVKVNSRMLRLDEASNVVATLEEAHLDNWKMGVYTPKEHRDEVAKAARDFFEVKRTLKQFRLTDIEG from the coding sequence ATGAAAGTCATCCGTGACCCCATACATGGATATATCGAACTCGATCCACTCACATTATCGATAATCGATTCACCGCAGATGCAGCGCCTGAGAAGGATAGGACAGCTGGGCCTGTCGAACCTTGTCTACCCCGGAGCGAACCACACCCGTTTCGAGCACTCCCTTGGTGTGATGCACCTTGCCACCATGCTGACAGAAAGAATAGATTCGGTCACTGAAGATGAGAAGCAGGAACTCCGGGTTGCAGCCCTTCTCCATGACGTAGGACACGGACCCTTTTCCCATGCCACAGAGAATCTCACAAAACTCTATACGAGACAACGTCACGAGGATGTAAAAGAGATATTGAAAAAAGGCGAACTCGGAGACATACTGAAAGACAACGGACTCAATCCTGCGGGTATCGAGGACCACATACAGGGAAAGACCGACCTCGGGAAGATACTCAACAGCGAGATAGATGTTGACAGGATGGACTACCTTGTAAGGGATGCACACTATACAGGAGTTGCATTCGGTCTTGTGGACCATGTAAGGCTCATCAACGAGATGAAGTTCTACGAGAACAATCTCGTGGTCACAGCAGGCGGTGTCAAGGCAGCGGAATCACTTCTTGTATCGAGATTCCTGATGCACCCTTCCGTTTACTACCATCACGTATCAAGGATAGCCGAGAACATGTTCACAAGGGCAGTGGACGACCTTATCCAGAAGAAGGCACTTGACCCCTTTGAACTCAGGCGAATGGATGATTCCCGGATACAGGAAATGATTCGCAACGATGACGGTTACGCCGGGGAACTTGCACACAGGCTGGATAACAGGAAGCTCTACAAGAGGGCACTGTACGTAGGCTTCGACGAGGTAGGAGAAGGAGCGCTAAAACACAGGAAGAACATCAAAAGAGTGGAGGCAGAGATCGCTGAAGATGTTGGTATCGACCCTGAGTGCGTACTTATCGATATCCCGAGAAAACCGGACATTGCGGAGATGAAGGCACTGGTCAAGGTCAACAGCAGGATGCTAAGGCTTGATGAAGCTTCCAATGTGGTTGCTACCCTTGAAGAGGCACATCTCGATAACTGGAAGATGGGCGTCTACACGCCAAAGGAACACAGGGATGAGGTGGCAAAAGCCGCAAGGGACTTCTTCGAGGTCAAGAGAACACTGAAGCAGTTCCGACTGACGGACATAGAGGGATAG
- a CDS encoding Fic family protein: MSDTDTSLIDIQLLERIDEKLKRLDSMRPLPPSVLRRLNEEMKLMHTYHSNAIEGNTLTLQETKVVLEDGVTIGGKSLREHIEASNTARAFDLVEDMAKGKVPIGHVCIQQLHEVVAAGLLEDAGQYRSRNVRITGAVKTPPDRSKIVRLMDELFRRVRKGEVHPIETASLLHHGFVEIHPFTDGNGRVARLLMNLYLISHGYTPVVLRKEDRKKYYAALRSADRGNLNPFAQFIAKAVDDSLTLYLSAAGGVDELLPLKELAEHTPYSQEYLSLRARQGVLDAVKMGRVWYSSQNAVERYLAEHGTKDE; this comes from the coding sequence ATGTCCGATACCGATACATCACTCATTGACATCCAGCTTCTTGAGCGCATCGACGAAAAGCTGAAAAGGCTTGATTCCATGCGCCCTCTGCCGCCGTCAGTTCTCAGGCGACTGAACGAGGAAATGAAGCTGATGCACACCTATCATTCAAATGCTATAGAGGGAAACACCCTCACACTACAGGAAACGAAGGTCGTGCTGGAGGATGGGGTTACCATAGGTGGGAAATCCCTCAGGGAACATATCGAGGCCAGCAATACGGCAAGAGCCTTTGATCTGGTAGAGGATATGGCAAAGGGAAAAGTGCCGATAGGCCATGTCTGCATCCAGCAACTTCATGAGGTAGTGGCCGCCGGTCTGCTAGAGGATGCGGGGCAGTATCGCAGCAGGAATGTGAGGATCACAGGTGCTGTAAAGACCCCGCCTGACAGGTCGAAGATTGTCAGGCTCATGGATGAGTTGTTCAGGAGGGTCAGGAAGGGTGAGGTTCATCCGATAGAGACGGCTTCGCTCCTGCATCATGGGTTCGTAGAGATACATCCCTTCACTGACGGCAATGGCAGGGTGGCGCGTTTGCTTATGAATCTCTATCTGATATCACATGGCTATACTCCGGTGGTGCTGAGGAAAGAGGACAGGAAGAAATACTACGCTGCACTCAGATCCGCGGACAGGGGGAACCTGAACCCCTTCGCGCAGTTCATTGCAAAGGCGGTTGATGACAGCCTGACACTCTATCTCTCGGCTGCTGGAGGGGTTGATGAACTTCTCCCACTGAAGGAACTGGCAGAACATACTCCCTACTCTCAGGAATATCTCAGTCTGCGGGCAAGACAAGGGGTTCTGGATGCTGTGAAGATGGGAAGGGTATGGTATTCCTCGCAGAATGCGGTTGAACGGTATCTTGCTGAGCACGGGACAAAGGACGAGTGA
- a CDS encoding VWA domain-containing protein translates to MSDIELVQRLRRNLPRNYGIKVMFIGVPVLGLRIPRSSVSEMTSGDNDILYDHLYSNMDQIRPDEIRDVYIVADSDHVAMEPETFFRPILGVSDTAVADVIRNTQKEVPEDDVVILPNDVAEPDSSVVADVLPEDTFTPVPDEEPVEDDPERSAFADLLEPLPDEDNAVVENAAVFEVVPSEGLDEVEEADETEDDAEPAEEFAFEETSDIVFDEETSLSPSEVCLYEPEICVELTPSEYIPFLEHDELEEELSETSARERSVSEKLIEDLKEDKTVGKILNDFARNSQKKRLAAGRLKSGRRAEVLTKSKRGRYVRYRMPGEKITDIAIAPTVRAAAHHAKDGKIEIKKSDIREKVRRRRISSLINIVFDTSGSMDETEKVQITTSVVLALLKDAYQRRDRVSLVTYSGRTGELVLPFTSSVEAAKRYLEKVPFGGTTPMASGLLRGLDTLVREVKKEPSAVPIMILVTDGTANSPLHLGGNIKREIKQISKQIADHHVNLLVVDISNTGSRLAKEVAMHSNGSYYHPKSLSREALYSAIKQERDSKTAFA, encoded by the coding sequence ATGAGCGATATTGAGCTTGTTCAGCGCCTGCGCAGGAACCTCCCACGCAACTATGGCATCAAGGTGATGTTCATAGGTGTTCCCGTGCTTGGATTACGTATTCCCCGCAGTTCGGTTTCCGAGATGACATCCGGGGATAATGACATTTTATATGATCATCTCTATTCCAATATGGATCAGATCCGGCCGGATGAGATAAGGGATGTCTATATCGTTGCAGATTCCGACCATGTGGCAATGGAGCCGGAGACCTTCTTCAGACCGATACTGGGTGTATCTGATACAGCGGTGGCTGATGTTATCAGGAATACACAGAAGGAAGTGCCTGAAGACGATGTCGTCATACTTCCGAATGATGTCGCAGAGCCTGACAGTTCAGTTGTAGCTGATGTTCTTCCTGAAGATACATTTACGCCGGTTCCTGATGAGGAACCTGTTGAGGATGATCCGGAACGCTCTGCATTTGCGGACCTGCTGGAGCCTTTGCCGGATGAGGATAATGCTGTTGTTGAGAATGCTGCTGTTTTTGAGGTCGTTCCATCTGAAGGACTTGATGAGGTTGAAGAAGCCGACGAAACCGAAGATGATGCTGAGCCGGCAGAGGAATTCGCTTTTGAAGAAACCTCTGATATCGTCTTTGATGAGGAAACATCATTATCTCCGTCAGAGGTATGCCTGTATGAACCTGAGATATGTGTTGAGCTTACTCCCAGTGAATACATTCCTTTCCTTGAGCATGATGAACTCGAGGAAGAGCTATCAGAGACATCTGCCCGTGAGAGGTCCGTTTCTGAGAAGCTGATCGAGGACCTCAAAGAGGACAAGACAGTTGGCAAGATACTCAATGACTTCGCCCGCAATTCCCAGAAGAAGAGACTTGCAGCAGGCAGGTTGAAATCCGGAAGGCGTGCCGAGGTGCTCACCAAGAGCAAGCGCGGGCGCTATGTCAGATACAGGATGCCCGGCGAGAAGATAACCGATATCGCCATTGCTCCCACTGTAAGGGCGGCCGCACATCACGCAAAGGACGGGAAGATAGAGATCAAGAAGAGCGATATAAGGGAAAAGGTGAGGAGAAGACGTATCTCCAGTCTTATCAATATCGTTTTCGACACTTCCGGTTCCATGGACGAGACAGAGAAGGTGCAGATAACCACAAGTGTGGTACTTGCTCTGCTGAAGGATGCCTACCAGCGCAGGGACAGGGTGTCACTTGTGACCTACAGCGGACGCACCGGAGAGCTTGTATTACCTTTCACTTCCTCGGTGGAGGCTGCGAAGCGCTATCTTGAGAAGGTGCCTTTCGGCGGTACAACTCCAATGGCATCAGGTCTGCTGAGAGGTCTGGATACCCTTGTACGAGAGGTCAAGAAGGAACCTTCTGCAGTTCCTATCATGATACTGGTAACTGATGGGACCGCGAATTCTCCACTGCATCTGGGTGGCAATATCAAGAGGGAGATCAAACAGATCAGTAAACAGATCGCTGATCATCATGTGAATCTCCTTGTTGTGGATATCAGCAACACCGGTTCAAGACTTGCCAAGGAGGTAGCCATGCATAGCAATGGAAGTTACTATCATCCGAAGTCACTGAGCAGGGAAGCCCTTTATTCTGCTATCAAGCAGGAGAGGGATTCAAAGACGGCTTTTGCTTGA
- the cofD gene encoding 2-phospho-L-lactate transferase — protein MIIFSGGTGTPKLLNGLREVCPEEDITVVVNTAEDVWISGNLITPDIDTVLYLFSGKLDTSRWWGVKGDTYRTHETMKELGHNEVMMLGDLDRATHIMRSDLIRNGMTLSEAIVELCRSFGLKINVLPMSDDPVSSMITTPEGKMHFQDFWVGEHGEPDVLEVCQEGIGNASISPAVLKALEKEDEVLIGPSNPITSIGPIIELPGMRDILRTKKVVAVSPIIGTEPVSGPAGKLMTARGIEVSSYGVASYYSDFLDHLVIDERDPIDEKRFEEFDMGVSRADTLMKSVDVSRELSSTILGIFRDI, from the coding sequence ATGATCATATTTTCAGGTGGAACAGGAACTCCTAAATTATTGAATGGCCTTCGCGAAGTCTGTCCGGAGGAAGATATCACTGTGGTTGTCAACACGGCAGAGGATGTATGGATATCAGGCAATCTCATCACACCTGATATTGACACTGTTCTCTATCTCTTCTCAGGAAAACTTGATACTTCCAGATGGTGGGGTGTAAAGGGCGATACATACCGGACCCATGAGACCATGAAGGAACTGGGGCACAATGAGGTGATGATGTTAGGTGACCTTGACCGTGCCACCCATATCATGCGCTCCGACCTGATTCGTAATGGAATGACACTTTCCGAGGCTATAGTGGAGCTGTGCAGGTCCTTTGGACTGAAGATAAATGTCCTTCCCATGTCGGATGATCCTGTATCCTCAATGATAACCACTCCCGAAGGGAAAATGCATTTTCAGGATTTCTGGGTTGGTGAACATGGTGAGCCTGATGTCCTTGAAGTATGTCAGGAAGGGATCGGGAATGCATCCATCTCGCCTGCTGTCCTGAAGGCTCTTGAGAAAGAGGATGAGGTTCTTATCGGTCCGAGCAATCCCATTACAAGCATCGGTCCTATTATCGAACTTCCTGGGATGCGTGATATCCTCAGGACAAAGAAGGTTGTCGCAGTAAGCCCTATCATCGGTACTGAGCCTGTAAGCGGACCTGCAGGGAAGTTAATGACAGCAAGGGGTATTGAGGTATCCTCATATGGAGTCGCTTCTTATTATTCAGATTTCCTTGACCATCTGGTGATCGATGAACGTGACCCTATCGATGAGAAACGGTTCGAAGAGTTCGATATGGGTGTTTCCCGTGCAGACACATTGATGAAGTCTGTGGATGTAAGCAGGGAACTCTCTTCAACGATACTGGGGATCTTCAGGGATATCTGA
- a CDS encoding ATP-binding protein — protein sequence MSSSITGTIKEVPKAAEEPSQYLEEIARKATRTDRVLYPISAIVGQEKMLRALILNTINPSIGGVLIRGQKGTAKSTAVRGLAEVLPEIEVIDGCKFNCNPEDPEKFCWECMDKKRKGTLHISKRQMKVVDLPVGATEDRVVGSLDIEKAVRQGVQAFDPGILAQANRGILYVDEINLLDDFVVDALLDAAAMNVNTVEREGVSVSHPADFIIVGSMNPEEGELRPQLLDRIALQVEVTGIYDVEQRIEIVERRNQFNDDPKQFIRDYEPEQEKLRSKIIKGMQLLPRVSTTRENLRTIAEICIAFNVDGHRADIMIERAARTNAAYEGRERITNDDIIEAAEMVLPHRMRKKPFEEEEFSVDQLRAVVDGKV from the coding sequence ATGAGTTCAAGTATCACAGGGACGATAAAAGAGGTTCCAAAGGCCGCAGAAGAACCCTCACAATACCTTGAGGAGATAGCACGTAAGGCCACAAGGACGGACAGGGTTCTCTATCCTATATCCGCTATCGTAGGACAGGAGAAAATGCTCAGGGCACTTATACTTAACACCATCAATCCTTCTATAGGTGGTGTGCTGATACGTGGCCAGAAGGGTACGGCAAAGTCAACTGCTGTAAGAGGTCTTGCAGAGGTACTTCCTGAGATCGAGGTGATCGATGGCTGCAAGTTCAACTGTAATCCGGAAGATCCGGAGAAGTTCTGCTGGGAATGTATGGATAAGAAGAGGAAAGGTACACTTCACATCAGCAAGCGCCAGATGAAGGTTGTGGACCTTCCGGTAGGTGCAACCGAGGACAGGGTAGTGGGCAGTCTTGATATCGAGAAGGCGGTCCGTCAGGGTGTCCAGGCGTTCGATCCGGGTATCCTTGCACAGGCCAACCGTGGTATCCTCTATGTGGATGAGATCAACCTTCTGGATGATTTCGTTGTGGATGCACTTCTTGATGCTGCTGCAATGAACGTGAACACCGTTGAGCGTGAGGGTGTAAGTGTAAGTCACCCTGCCGATTTCATTATTGTGGGCAGTATGAACCCCGAGGAAGGGGAGCTTCGTCCGCAACTGCTTGACAGGATAGCATTGCAGGTGGAGGTCACGGGTATCTATGATGTGGAACAGCGCATCGAGATCGTAGAGAGGCGTAACCAGTTCAATGATGACCCGAAACAGTTCATAAGGGATTACGAACCTGAGCAGGAGAAGCTACGCTCTAAGATAATCAAGGGCATGCAGTTGCTTCCAAGGGTAAGCACCACAAGGGAGAACCTGCGTACCATTGCCGAGATATGTATTGCTTTCAATGTTGACGGACACCGTGCTGATATCATGATCGAGCGTGCGGCTCGTACCAATGCGGCCTATGAGGGCAGGGAGCGTATCACAAACGATGATATCATCGAGGCAGCAGAGATGGTCCTGCCGCACAGGATGCGTAAGAAGCCTTTCGAGGAAGAAGAGTTCAGTGTGGACCAGCTCAGGGCAGTAGTAGACGGTAAAGTTTGA